From one Gemella morbillorum genomic stretch:
- a CDS encoding Cof-type HAD-IIB family hydrolase translates to MIKLVVTDIDDTLVNSRNEISKKNREVIEKCKEQDIKVILASGRPDFGMMKIVEDLKLDSYDNYLLSYNGARIANLKTGEVVYEKFLSPERIKFLIDKALENDCDILTYQNGDVLTNRDNEYARVEVGLVGAKLIIAENMKEHIKEGAAKVIILKHPGEAQAVKEKLQKELGDEYEVATSKPFFIEVNDKGISKGNSLDALCKKLGLTKDNVMALGDGLNDLSMIEFAGMGVAVDNANPVLKEAADFISKSNDEDGFAYAIEKFILNNEN, encoded by the coding sequence ATGATAAAATTAGTTGTTACAGATATAGATGATACGTTAGTAAATAGTAGAAACGAAATTTCTAAAAAAAATAGAGAAGTAATAGAAAAATGTAAGGAGCAAGATATAAAAGTTATTTTAGCTTCAGGAAGACCAGATTTTGGTATGATGAAGATAGTTGAAGATTTAAAACTAGATAGTTATGATAATTATCTACTATCATATAACGGAGCAAGAATAGCTAATCTAAAAACTGGAGAAGTTGTTTATGAAAAATTCTTATCACCGGAAAGAATTAAATTTTTAATAGATAAAGCACTGGAAAACGATTGTGATATTCTAACATATCAAAATGGCGATGTGTTAACAAATCGTGATAATGAATATGCACGTGTAGAAGTAGGGTTGGTAGGAGCAAAACTTATAATTGCTGAAAACATGAAAGAGCACATAAAAGAAGGTGCAGCTAAGGTAATTATATTAAAACACCCTGGCGAAGCACAAGCTGTTAAAGAAAAACTTCAAAAAGAGTTAGGTGATGAGTACGAAGTAGCAACTTCAAAACCATTTTTTATAGAAGTTAATGACAAAGGTATTTCTAAAGGGAACTCACTAGACGCACTATGTAAAAAACTAGGCCTAACTAAAGACAATGTAATGGCTCTTGGAGATGGACTTAATGATTTAAGTATGATAGAGTTTGCTGGTATGGGTGTTGCAGTAGATAATGCTAACCCAGTTTTAAAAGAAGCGGCAGA